From the genome of Nicotiana sylvestris chromosome 2, ASM39365v2, whole genome shotgun sequence, one region includes:
- the LOC104230123 gene encoding cysteine proteinase inhibitor 1-like: protein MAIQFNFLLLSSLSVLVIASTFFHVSSAKNGLKHNFLNGQQPINPNDPKVVGIATFAVNEHNKEAKSNFRLVRVMAGGTDVTPDGTVYQLQISVSESNVITTRLVAVLMHSNNVKDLLSFE, encoded by the coding sequence ATGGCCATACAATTCAACTTTCTCCTCCTCTCAAGTCTCTCAGTCCTAGTTATTGCTTCTACTTTCTTTCATGTTTCCTCTGCAAAGAATGGCCTGAAACATAATTTCCTTAATGGTCAGCAACCCATAAACCCAAATGACCCTAAAGTTGTGGGAATCGCAACATTTGCTgtgaatgagcacaacaaggagGCTAAAAGCAATTTTCGACTTGTAAGAGTGATGGCAGGAGGAACTGATGTAACTCCTGACGGTACTGTTTATCAATTGCAAATCAGTGTCAGTGAATCAAATGTTATCACAACCCGTCTCGTGGCTGTTTTAATGCATTCAAACAATGTTAAAGACCTTCTTTCTTTTGAATGA
- the LOC104230121 gene encoding G-type lectin S-receptor-like serine/threonine-protein kinase At1g11300, with product MSLSLFCHLLLCCFYEVFSSASASDTISSSAPVRDSETIFSRGRRFKLGFFSPGNSANRYVGIMFNLPSPTPTVVWVANRDKPLHDSNGILTISEDGNLVILNGQKQIVWSSSVSNSIRNSTAGLLDTGNLVLKDSSNGRVLWESFQYPTDSLLPLMKMGINKFTNTTTFLKSWRSPDDPSIGSFSAGIQPQYLPQAFIWNNSSPYWRSGPWNKQIYIGLPEMKSFYDSGVDLVADNAGTAYQIYTNPDQSWILYYSLNSTGSYQEKVWDPNKKDWMVAWANPRSECDFYAKCGQFGSCNPKNSPKCSCIRGFKPKNEGEWGKGDWNGGCIRNTALDCERNKTDVDKGKQDGFLKLQTMGVPDFAIWVSSTKENCENDCLKNCSCMAYSYYTGIGCMHWNRSLIDIQEFSTDGAADLFIRLAYSELDANHKKRIPVVAITVSTVSVTVTLCGYLFWILFTKHRGRKRKNEAFLREASPNYYKESMIKDDINKVKIEDMTLYSFDMLANATDKFHWASKLGQGGFDPVYRGKFQDGQEIAVKRLSQSSSQGLEEFMNEVVLISGLQHRNLVRLLGCCIERGEKMLVYDFVPNRSLDAYIFGSHQEKFLDWSKRAIIIEGTGRGLLYLHRDSRLRIIHRDLKASNILLDEHLNPQISDFGMARIFRGNQDQANTIRVVGTYGYMSPEYAMHGRFSEKSDVYSFGVLILEIVSGRKNSSFYDDEDELTLFAYAWKLWKENNIVKLIDSKVFDPRFEKEVVRCVHIGLLCVQEYAEDRPNVSTVLSMLTSDIADLPTPKQPAFTGGRGSSEQGSSNSQGSVNTDSITVVEPR from the exons ATGAGCTTATCTCTGTTTTGTCATCTCTTACTTTGTTGTTTTTATGAAGTTTTTTCCAGCGCCAGTGCCTCAGATACCATTAGCAGTAGTGCACCCGTGAGAGACTCggaaactatattttccagaggCAGAAGATTTAAACTGGGATTTTTCAGCCCTGGGAATTCTGCAAATCGTTATGTAGGTATTATGTTTAACCTACCATCACCAACACCAACTGTAGTATGGGTAGCTAACAGAGACAAACCTTTACATGATTCTAATGGAATACTCACAATATCAGAAGATGGGAATCTTGTAATCTTGAATGGACAGAAGCAGATTGTTTGGTCATCCAGTGTTTCAAACTCTATAAGGAATTCAACCGCCGGGCTCTTGGACACTGGCAACTTAGTCCTGAAAGACAGCTCAAATGGGAGAGTTCTATGGGAAAGTTTTCAATACCCTACAGATTCTCTCTTACCGTTGATGAAAATGGGGATTAATAAGTTTACTAACACGACGACTTTCCTGAAATCATGGAGAAGTCCTGATGATCCATCCATCGGGAGTTTCTCAGCTGGAATTCAACCTCAATACCTTCCCCAGGCTTTTATTTGGAACAATAGCTCTCCTTACTGGCGTAGTGGTCCATGGAATAAACAGATCTACATCGGATTACCAGAAATGAAATCTTTTTATGACTCTGGTGTTGACCTTGTAGCTGATAATGCAGGCACCGCATACCAAATTTATACCAACCCAGATCAGTCTTGGATACTCTATTATTCCTTGAATTCCACAGGGTCTTATCAGGAGAAAGTTTGGGATCCAAATAAGAAGGATTGGATGGTAGCATGGGCTAATCCCCGAAGTGAGTGTGATTTTTATGCTAAGTGCGGGCAATTTGGAAGCTGTAACCCTAAGAATTCTCCAAAGTGCAGTTGTATACGAGGGTTTAAGCCGAAAAATGAAGGAGAATGGGGGAAGGGAGATTGGAATGGTGGATGCATCAGAAATACTGCACTGGACTGTGAAAGAAACAAAACTGATGTTGACAAGGGAAAGCAGGATGGGTTTTTGAAGCTGCAGACAATGGGAGTGCCAGATTTTGCAATTTGGGTATCCTCTACAAAAGAAAACTGTGAGAATGATTGCTTGAAAAATTGTTCCTGCATGGCATATTCATACTACACAGGCATAGGTTGTATGCATTGGAATAGAAGCTTAATTGATATTCAAGAATTCTCCACGGATGGGGCGGCTGATTTGTTCATTCGCCTTGCCTACTCTGAACTTG ATGCAAATCACAAGAAACGCATCCCTGTAGTTGCAATCACGGTGTCGACGGTCTCGGTAACAGTTACCTTATGTGGATACCTTTTCTGGATATTGTTTACTAAGCATAGAG GAAGGAAGAGAAAAAATGAAGCATTCTTAAGAGAAGCATCTCCAAACTATTACAAGGAAAGCATGATTAAAGATGACATCAACAAAGTCAAAATTGAAGACATGACATTGTACAGCTTTGACATGTTAGCAAATGCAACTGACAAATTTCACTGGGCTAGCAAGCTGGGGCAAGGAGGCTTTGATCCGGTCTACAGA GGAAAATTTCAAGATGGACAAGAAATTGCAGTGAAAAGGCTTTCACAGTCTTCTAGTCAGGGGCTAGAGGAGTTTATGAATGAAGTCGTCTTGATCTCTGGACTACAACATCGTAATCTTGTTAGACTTCTTGGCTGCTGCATAGAGAGAGGGGAAAAGATGTTGGTTTATGATTTCGTGCCGAATAGAAGCTTAGATGCATATATTTTTG GTTCACACCAGGAAAAGTTCCTTGATTGGAGTAAGAGAGCCATCATTATTGAAGGAACTGGTCGAGGCCTCCTTTACCTTCACAGAGACTCGAGACTACGAATTATTCATAGAGATCTGAAAGCAAGCAACATCCTGTTGGATGAACACCTAAACCCACAAATTTCAGATTTTGGCATGGCGAGGATATTTAGAGGAAATCAAGATCAGGCCAACACAATAAGAGTTGTTGGCACATA TGGTTACATGTCCCCTGAATATGCAATGCATGGAAGATTCTCAGAAAAATCAGATGTCTACAGCTTTGGAGTGTTGATATTGGAAATTGTCAGTGGAAGGAAGAATTCCAGTTTTTACGACGATGAAGATGAACTGACTCTATTTGCATAT GCATGGAAGTTGTGGAAGGAAAACAATATTGTAAAATTGATAGACTCCAAAGTATTTGATCCAAGATTTGAGAAAGAAGTTGTGAGATGTGTACATATTGGATTATTATGTGTTCAAGAATATGCAGAAGATAGGCCAAATGTCTCCACGGTTCTATCAATGCTGACTAGTGACATTGCTGACCTACCTACTCCTAAGCAACCTGCATTTACCGGAGGACGTGGTTCTTCAGAGCAAGGATCTTCTAATAGCCAAGGTTCTGTGAATACTGATTCCATAACTGTAGTGGAACCACGATAG
- the LOC104230122 gene encoding G-type lectin S-receptor-like serine/threonine-protein kinase At1g11330, whose protein sequence is MKLSCKKIFLWHAVLVLFFHIANALSDTISINQSLSGSETLVSKNNIFILGFFSPENSTNRYVGIMFNTQSQSVVWVANRDSPLQDSSGRITISEGGNLVILNAQKKSIWSSNISTAVRNTTAQLSDTGNLVLKDSSSGRTLWESFSDLSDSFLQYMKLGSDKSTNTTNLLKSWRSPLDPSDGSFSAGIQPETIPQIFIWKNGLPHWRSGPWNKQIFIGVPEMTSFYFSGFELVNDNMGTAYFSYTYSDQDDGMLYLVLNSTGFLQQKELYDRKNDWTVTWATPANECDFYGKCGPYGSCDPNSSPICTCLQGFKPKSQEEWGKGNWTNGCIRKTALENERNNSNIEQGKQDWFLRLQSMKVPDSAIWVSLDEEDCESGCLRNFSCIAYSYYIGIGCMHWEGILLDVQKFSTGGADLFIRLSYTELDQKKDIKVAIGIVVPVGSIVLAIFGYFSCKYLAKHRARKKKSELLLRESLPNFYKESMVTDDINQAKFEELPLYNFDMLANATDNFHLSSKLGHGGFGTVYKGQLPEGQEIAVKRLSQSSGQGLEEFMNEVVVISKLQHRNLVRLLGCCIERGEKMLVYEFMPKRSLDAYIFGSHLEAEDFLDWSKRAIIIEGIGRGLLYLHRDSRLRIIHRDLKASNILLDEYLNPKISDFGMARIFSGNQDQANTSRVVGTYGYMAPEYAMEGRFSEKSDVYSFGVLLLEIISGRRNTSFHQDDCAISLLAYAWKRWNENKIVELVDPKIIDLQLEKEILRCVHVGLLCVQEYAEDRPNVSTVLSMLTREIADLPSPKQPAFTTGPSCSNKDSCRTQGSVNTVSITTMEGR, encoded by the exons ATGAAGCTAAGTTGTAAGAAGATTTTTCTTTGGCACGCTGTTCTTGTTCTGTTTTTTCATATAGCAAATGCTTTATCAGACACCATTAGTATCAATCAATCTCTGAGTGGTTCAGAAACTTTAGTTTCCAAAAATAACATATTCATATTGGGATTTTTTAGTCCTGAGAATTCGACGAATCGTTATGTTGGTATTATGTTTAATACCCAATCACAAAGTGTTGTATGGGTAGCCAACAGAGACAGTCCTTTACAAGATTCTAGTGGAAGAATAACTATATCAGAAGGTGGAAATCTTGTAATCTTGAATGCACAGAAGAAGAGTATTTGGTCATCCAATATTTCAACAGCTGTGAGAAATACTACTGCCCAGCTCTCAGATACTGGAAACTTAGTTTTGAAAGACAGCTCCAGTGGGAGAACTCTATGGGAAAGTTTTAGTGATCTTTCAGATTCTTTCTTGCAGTACATGAAGCTTGGCAGCGATAAGAGTACTAACACGACGAATCTGCTGAAATCATGGAGAAGTCCCTTAGATCCTTCTGATGGGAGTTTCTCAGCTGGAATTCAACCTGAAACCATTCCCCAAATTTTCATATGGAAGAATGGCTTACCTCATTGGCGTAGCGGTCCATGGAATAAACAGATTTTCATTGGAGTACCAGAAATGACTTCTTTCTATTTCAGTGGATTTGAGCTAGTAAATGACAACATGGGTACTGCCTACTTCTCCTATACATATTCAGATCAAGATGATGGGATGCTCTACTTAGTCTTGAACTCAACTGGATTTTTGCAGCAAAAAGAACTATATGATAGGAAGAATGACTGGACCGTAACATGGGCAACCCCTGCAAATGAGTGTGATTTTTATGGAAAGTGTGGGCCTTATGGAAGCTGCGATCCTAATAGTTCACCAATTTGCACTTGTTTGCAAGGGTTTAAACCAAAAAGTCAAGAAGAATGGGGAAAAGGAAACTGGACCAATGGATGCATCAGAAAGACTGCATTAGAGaatgaaagaaacaactccaACATTGAGCAAGGTAAGCAAGATTGGTTTTTGAGGCTGCAGTCAATGAAAGTTCCGGATTCCGCTATTTGGGTATCTTTGGATGAAGAAGATTGTGAAAGTGGTTGCTTGAGGAATTTCTCCTGCATAGCTTATTCATACTACATAGGCATAGGATGCATGCATTGGGAAGGAATCTTACTTGATGTTCAGAAATTCTCCACGGGCGGGGCAGATTTATTCATTCGTCTTTCGTACACTGAGCTTG ATCAAAAGAAAGATATTAAAGTAGCCATTGGGATCGTAGTACCAGTAGGCTCAATAGTTCTTGCCATTTTTGGATACTTTTCATGTAAATATTTGGCTAAGCACAGAG CAAGGAAGAAAAAGAGTGAGCTCTTATTAAGAGAATCATTGCCAAACTTCTACAAGGAAAGCATGGTTACAGATGACATCAACCAAGCTAAATTTGAGGAGCTGCCGTTATACAACTTTGACATGCTAGCAAATGCAACTGACAACTTTCACCTCTCTAGCAAGCTTGGGCACGGTGGTTTCGGTACAGTTTACAAA GGACAATTGCCAGAGGGACAAGAAATTGCTGTGAAAAGGCTTTCACAGTCTTCTGGCCAGGGGCTAGAGGAGTTTATGAATGAGGTGGTGGTGATTTCCAAACTTCAACACCGTAATCTTGTTAGACTCCTTGGCTGCTGCATAGAAAGAGGGGAGAAGATGCTGGTTTATGAATTCatgccaaaaagaagcttggatGCCTATATCTTTG GTTCACACCTGGAAGCAGAAGACTTCCTTGATTGGAGTAAACGTGCAATCATCATTGAGGGAATTGGTCGAGGCCTCCTTTACCTTCACAGGGATTCAAGACTAAGGATTATCCACAGGGATTTGAAGGCAAGCAACATTTTGTTGGATGAATACCTGAACCCCAAAATTTCAGATTTTGGCATGGCAAGGATTTTTTCAGGCAACCAAGATCAGGCCAATACAAGTAGGGTTGTTGGAACCTA TGGCTATATGGCACCTGAATATGCAATGGAAGGAAGATTCTCAGAAAAATCAGATGTTTACAGTTTCGGAGTTTTATTATTGGAAATTATAAGTGGAAGGAGGAACACTAGCTTTCACCAAGATGATTGTGCAATAAGCCTTCTAGCATAT GCATGGAAGCGTTGGAACGAAAACAAGATAGTCGAATTGGTTGACCCCAAGATAATTGACCTGCAGCTCGAGAAGGAAATTCTAAGATGTGTACATGTTGGACTATTGTGCGTACAAGAATATGCAGAAGACAGACCAAATGTCTCCACAGTTTTGTCTATGCTCACCAGGGAAATTGCTGATTTACCAAGTCCTAAACAACCTGCATTTACAACAGGACCAAGCTGTTCCAATAAAGATTCCTGTAGAACTCAAGGCTCTGTCAACACCGTTAGCATTACTACTATGGAAGGACGATAG
- the LOC104230120 gene encoding G-type lectin S-receptor-like serine/threonine-protein kinase At1g11300 has product MELSTRKILLFRVVLVLVFYIANASDTISTNKSLQDSETLVSNDKRFIFGFFSPENSTNRYVGIMFNIQSSTVVWVANRDNPLQDSSGSVTISEDGNLVILNAQKKSIWSSNISTAVRNSTAQLLDNGNLELKDSSSGMVLWESFRDPSDSFLQYMKIGVDKSTNTTNLLKSWKSPSDPSAGSFSAGIQPETVPQIYIWKNGRHPHWRSGPWNKQIFIGIPDMTSFYLNGFDLVNDNKGTAYLSFLYANQAEIAYFTLNSTGFLHQKYLDPKKNDWEVTWESQVSECDFYGKCGPFGSCDPRSSPICSCLDGFKPKSEEEWRKGNWTGGCLRKSMLESERNNSNIEQGKQDWFLKLQSMKVPDLAIWVPFADEDCYKGCLRNNSCIAYSYYIGIGCMHWEEILLDVQKFSTGGADLFVRLSYTELDQKRDMKVAIGIIVPVGSIVLAIFGYFSCKYLAKHRAMRKKSELLLRESLPNFYKESLVTDDINQAKFEELLVYNFDILASATDNFHLSSKLGQGGFGPVYKGKLPEGKEIAVKRLSQSSGQGLEEFMNEVVVISKLQHRNLVKLLGCCTERGEKMLVYEYMPKRSLDAYLFGSNPEEKEFLDWSKRVIIIEGIGRGLLYLHRDSRLKIIHRDLKASNILLDEQLNPKISDFGMARIFPGNQDQANTERVVGTYGYMAPEYAMEGRFSEKSDVYSFGVLLLEIISGRRNTSFHQDDCALSLLACAWKCWNENNIVELVDPKIIDMQFEREILRCAHVGLLCVQEYAEDRPNVSVVLSMLTSEISDLPSPKQPAFTTRPSCSKKESSKTQGSVNTVSITIMEGR; this is encoded by the exons ATGGAATTAAGCACTAGAAAGATACTTCTATTTCGAGTTGTTCTTGTTCTGGTTTTTTACATAGCAAATGCTTCAGACACCATTAGCACCAATAAATCCCTGCAAGATTCAGAAACTTTAGTCTCCAATGACAAAAGATTCATATTTGGGTTCTTTAGTCCAGAAAATTCAACGAATCGGTATGTTGGTATTATGTTTAATATCCAATCATCAACTGTTGTATGGGTAGCCAACAGAGACAACCCTTTACAAGATTCTAGTGGAAGTGTTACAATATCAGAAGACGGAAATCTTGTAATCTTGAATGCACAGAAGAAAAGTATATGGTCATCCAATATTTCAACAGCTGTGAGAAATTCTACTGCCCAGCTCTTGGATAATGGGAACTTAGAATTGAAAGACAGCTCCAGTGGGATGGTCCTCTGGGAAAGTTTCCGCGATCCTTCAGATTCCTTCTTGCAGTATATGAAAATTGGCGTCGATAAGAGTACTAACACAACAAATCTGCTGAAATCATGGAAAAGTCCTTCGGATCCATCTGCTGGGAGTTTCTCAGCTGGTATTCAACCTGAAACGGTTCCCCAGATTTACATATGGAAAAATGGGAGACACCCTCATTGGCGTAGCGGTCCGTGGAATAAACAGATTTTCATTGGAATACCAGACATGACTTCTTTCTACCTCAATGGATTTGATCTAGTAAATGACAACAAGGGAACTGCATACCTCTCCTTTTTATACGCAAATCAGGCTGAGATTGCCTATTTCACCTTGAACTCAACAGGGTTTTTGCATCAGAAATATTTGGATCCTAAGAAGAATGATTGGGAAGTGACATGGGAAAGTCAGGTAAGCGAGTGCGATTTTTATGGAAAATGTGGGCCTTTTGGAAGCTGTGATCCTAGAAGCTCACCAATCTGTTCTTGTTTAGATGGATTTAAGCCGAAAAGTGAAGAGGAATGGAGGAAAGGAAATTGGACTGGTGGATGTCTCAGAAAGTCCATGTTAGAGAGTGAAAGAAACAACTCTAACATTGAGCAAGGTAAGCAAGATTGGTTTCTGAAGCTGCAGTCAATGAAAGTACCGGATCTTGCTATTTGGGTGCCTTTTGCCGATGAAGATTGTTATAAGGGTTGCTTGAGGAATAATTCCTGCATAGCTTATTCATACTACATAGGCATAGGATGCATGCATTGGGAAGAAATCTTACTTGATGTTCAGAAATTCTCCACGGGCGGGGCAGATTTATTTGTTCGCCTTTCGTACACTGAGCTTG ATCAAAAGAGAGATATGAAAGTAGCCATTGGGATCATAGTACCAGTAGGCTCAATAGTTCTTGCCATTTTTGGATACTTTTCCTGTAAATATTTAGCTAAGCACAGAG CAATGAGGAAAAAGAGTGAGCTCTTATTACGAGAATCATTGCCAAACTTCTACAAGGAAAGCTTGGTTACAGATGACATCAACCAAGCTAAATTTGAAGAGCTACTTGTATACAACTTTGACATCTTAGCAAGTGCAACCGACAATTTTCACTTGTCTAGCAAGCTTGGGCAGGGAGGTTTTGGTCCAGTTTACAAG GGAAAATTGCCAGAGGGAAAAGAAATTGCTGTGAAAAGGCTTTCACAGTCTTCTGGTCAGGGGCTAGAGGAGTTTATGAATGAGGTTGTGGTGATTTCCAAACTTCAACACCGTAATCTTGTTAAACTCCTTGGCTGCTGCACAGAAAGAGGAGAGAAGATGCTGGTTTATGAATACATGCCAAAAAGAAGCTTAGATGCATATCTCTTCG GTTCAAACCCTGAAGAGAAAGAGTTCCTTGATTGGAGTAAACGTGTTATCATCATTGAGGGAATTGGTCGAGGCCTTCTTTACCTTCACAGAGATTCAAGATTAAAGATTATTCACAGGGATTTGAAAGCAAGCAACATTTTGTTGGATGAACAACTGAACCCGAAAATTTCAGATTTTGGCATGGCAAGGATTTTTCCAGGCAACCAAGATCAGGCCAATACAGAGAGAGTTGTTGGTACCTA TGGTTACATGGCACCTGAATACGCAATGGAAGGAAGATTCTCAGAAAAATCAGATGTTTACAGTTTCGGAGTTTTGTTACTGGAAATTATTAGTGGAAGGAGGAATACTAGCTTTCACCAAGATGACTGTGCCTTAAGCCTTCTAGCATGT GCATGGAAGTGTTGGAACGAAAATAACATTGTCGAATTGGTTGACCCCAAGATAATAGACATGCAGTTTGAAAGGGAAATTCTGAGGTGTGCACATGTTGGACTATTATGTGTTCAAGAATATGCAGAAGATAGACCAAATGTTTCGGTGGTTCTGTCTATGCTCACTAGTGAAATTTCTGATTTGCCAAGTCCTAAACAACCTGCATTTACAACAAGACCGAGCTGTTCCAAGAAGGAATCTTCTAAAACTCAAGGCTCTGTGAACACAGTTAGCATTACTATTATGGAAGGAcgttaa